A region of the Nitrospira sp. genome:
CATGATTCGCCCGTTGAACATCTTCAACGGAATGCGTGGAAATTCCTATTAATCGATTGGGCCCAATGAGCCGCCGGGCCACGGAGACCGGAAGGCTGTTGGCACGAAGATGCACACCGTCTAAGTTCAGCGCCAGTACGAGATCGACACGATCGTTAAGGATCAACGGAACGGAGCGCGGCACGGTCAGCGCGTGGATCTCTTGTGCCAGCGGGAGCAGCTCACCAGTAGGCAAATCCCGTTCTCGAAGTTGCATAGCCGGCACACCAGCCATGATCGCTTGACTGAGTACTGTGGAGAGGGAACGTCCTCGGACCAGGTGTCGATCAGTAACAAGAAGCAGGCGAAAGTGTACTGGCGGCATCACTGAAGGACTGCGATCCTCGTCTTAGCAGGATACTCAAAAAGGCCGTCCAGCAAGGCCGCAGCGAGTGAAGAGGCGAGACGTACGCTTCGGTACGTTGAGCCTCTGAGCGATGCGAGAACACCGCTGGAGGACTTTTTCAGCATTCTGCTAGAGCATTCCTTCGATCGGACTGCTAGCCGTCGCATAGAGTTTCCTGGGAATGCGACCTGCTTTATAGGCCAGGCGACCAGCATACACGGCGTACTTCATCGCTTCTGCCATGGCAATCGGATCCTTCGCGCCTGCGATGGCCGTGTTCATGAGTACGGCATCAGCTCCCAATTCCATTGCAAACGCAGCATCGGAAGCAGTCCCGACACCGGCATCGACGATGATCGGTACCTTGATCATTTCCATGATGATTTTTAAGTTATAGGGGTTGCGGATACCCAATCCAGACCCAATTGGTGCCGCCAACGGCATGACGGCTGGACATCCAACATCGACGAGCTTCTGAGCGACGATGGGATCATCATTCGTATAGGGCAGGACGATAAATCCTTCTTTGACGAGAATCTTCGCGGCTTCAATCAACCCCGCCGTATCTGGGAACAAGGTCCGCTCGTCGCCGAGCACCTCTAACTTCACCACATCAGAAACGCCGGCCGCGCGCGCCAGACGGGAGTATCGAACCGCATCCTCCACCGTGTAGCAGCCGGCGGTATTCGGCAAAATCGTGTATTTCTTGGGATCAATATAATCAAGCAGGTTCTCTTTCGATCGATCGGTGATATTGACCCGACGCACCGCAACCGTTACGACATCGGCGCCGGACATCTCAATCGCTTTTTTCGTCTCGGCAAAGTCTTTGTATTTGCCCGTCCCAACCCACAAGCGCGACTTGAACTCACGCCCCGCAATAATCAGCCGATCGTCTGTCATAATATCCTCTTACAATGATCCGCCACCGATGAAACTCATAATCTCGACCCGATCGCCCTCTTTGAGCTGGCGCTGGCCGAATGTCCCACGGTCGAGAATTTCGAGATTCAACTCAACTGCCACACGCTCCGTCCTAATTTCCAGGTCTCGCAAGAGATCAGCCACTGTCGCATCACAGCGGCAGGTCTGCGCCTGCCCATTGACATGAATGTGGATTGCTTCCTGCACGCCTGTCATCCTATGAGAGTAGAATTCACCTTGTCAACAAAGTGCCCCTTGCCTACAGGACCAAGGAAACCGCACAATAGAACTCCACGGTCCTACACATGAAAGAGAACAATCAGCAACTCGCCACCATCTTCCGATCGATGGCCGATCTCCTTTCGGCCCAACGCGCCAATCCCTATCGGGTGCGGGCCTATCGGCGGGCTGCGGATGCTCTGCTGGCCATCGATGAAGATGTGACGGCGCTGGTTGAGCGTCAGGGGCTTGAAGAGATTGATGGGATCGGGGCTGACCTGGCAAAAAAAATAGAAGAGTTTCTTGAGACCGGCACCATCCGTGCCTACGAAGAGCTGAAAACGCCGCTCCCGGCGGAGGTGAAGAGCTGGGCGAGCCTGCCAGGACTTTCCGAGTCGCTCGTGGCCTATTTATACTTCCGCCTCGGCATACGGACGCTCGACGACCTCGCCCAGATCACCCGCTCGCACCTGCTTCGGACCCTGCCGAGTTTTTCAGGGTCCGAAGAGCGCTTACTCCAGGCCGTTCAGGAACGAATTCATGCGCGAGAACCTTAGGACGTCTTGAGGTCCTTGAAGATCTTCCAACTTTTCAACAATTCCACAGCCTTCTGAAGCTGTGCATCCTGTTCAAGCGAAGGTTCTCCCCCGACTTCAGGCAATGCCGGTGAAGGCGTCCCATTCTTCGGTCCCCCCTCGTCCAGAGACTTGCCATTCTGAGGTGAGGTTTCCTTTCCTGTTGGTGGCTTGACCACCTTTGGTTCCGCCTCCTTTTCAGCAGGTTTCCCCTCAGACACTTTAGCCACCACCGGCGCTGAAAGCTTCACGACGATGTCCGGCGTAATGCCGGTCGACTGAATGGACCGGCCCTTTGGCGTATAGTACTTTGCGGTCGTGAGACGAAGCCCTGAACCGTCACCTAGCGAGAGGATCGTCTGCACCGATCCTTTTCCGAATGAGGTGGTCCCAACAACAAGACCTCGTCCATAATCTTGCAGCGCTCCGGCAACAATTTCCGATGCACTCGCGGATCCTTCATTGACCAGGACAATGACCGGTAGATCCTCCAACTGATCCTTGGCTTTGGCGAACCATTCGTCTTTTTTCCCTTCTCGGCTCTTGGTATATACAACCAACTTCCCGCTAGGAAGAAATTGTTCGGATACATCGACGGCCGCGGTCAGCAACCCGCCAGGATTGTTTCGTAGGTCAAGAATAGTTCCTTGGACCTTCTGTTCTTTGAACTGTTTGATCGCCTTGGCGAGATCTCGCCCAGTGGCTTCCTGAAACTGAGTGAGCCGAACATAACCGAGGTTGTCGATGACCTTCGACTTGACGCTTTCAATTTTAATGGTGTCTCGGACGAGGGTGAAGACCAATGGGTCCGGTGTGCCATCTCGCTGAATCGTGAGATTGACCTTGCTGCCTTTCGGTCCTCGCATCTTCTGGACCGCATCCATCAAGGTCAGGTCCTTTGTCGTGTCGTCATTGACCTTCGTGATAAAGTCGCCGGCCTTAATCCCGGCTCGATGGGCCGGCGTGCCTTCGATCGGTGCGATGACGGCCAACCGGTTGTCCTTCACACCGATTTGAATGCCAACTCCCCCAAATTCTCCCCTGGTTTCAACCTGCATCTCCTTATACATCTCCGGAGTCATGTAGGCTGAGTGTGGATCGAGCGTCGACAGCATGCCACGGATGGCCCCTTGAATGAGGTCCTTCGGTTTCGTCTCATCGACATAATGTTTCTGAACTTGGTTCAGGACCTCGGAGAAGGTTTTGAGCTCCTCATAGGTTTCACCCGCATGTCCGGTCCGTTCCCACCCTTTTCCGATGAGAAGTCCACCGAGCAGCGCAAGGGCAATCATCGGCACGACCACCCAAGACTTCTTCCGAGGCTGCTGTTCCATAATCTTCACATCCCTTCTTTCCTGAGTTGTCGGACCCTCCGATCAGAATACACCAAGAAGGCCATGCTCATCGTTTGGCCAACCAGTGGAGGGGATCCACTGGCTCGGCTCCTTCCCGCAACTCGAAGTATAAAGTATTTTCTCCAATCATGCCCGTATCCCCAGTCTCCCCGATCGGTTGACCTTCGGCAACCTGCTCGCCCGATTTAGACAGAATCTTGGAGGCATGCGCGTATAAGGAAAAGAACCCGTTGGCATGATCTAGAATTATAACGAGTCCGTAGCCTTTCAACCAGTCTGCATAGACCACACTCCCCGTCATGACGGCATGGATGAGGCTTCCCTCTGCCGTTCGAATTTCAATACCCTTGCGCTGCACATAGGTATTGAACGTCGGATGCTTCTGGCGCCCGAAGAACGACACGACTTTTCCATCGGCCGGCCACGGGAGTGTACCTCGGACTCCATGCGCCGATGGTGAAGACAAGGGAGGGGCCACGGCCATGGTACGTCGGCGCGTTTCTAACTCATGCAACAAGCCATCTACCCGAGACGCGGAACGTTCCAGTTCGTCGACCGTACGATTATAGGAGTCCTTTTCGTGCGTGATCTTCACTAGATAGACTTTCTTCTCTCTCTGAAGCACTCGGATATCCGCCAGCTTTTTCTCGATGGTTTGCTTGAAGGCAACCAGTCCGACTCTGGCCTCGGCACGCTGACGCTCAACCTGCTCCATCCGGTCCATATCGGTGCGGAACGTCTCCAATAACTCGTAGTCCTTGTGTGACACAACCGAGAGGTATTGTCCACGACGCTGGAAATCGCTGTACGAGTCCGCTGTTAAGAGGGCCTTCACACGCCCAAACCGCCCTTCCATATACTGCACGCGGAGTCGGGCAAGAATGGCCTCACGTCGGGCATCAATACTGGCTCGCATCGCCCCCAGCCGATCCGTAATCTCGTCGATCTCCCGATCCTTCTGTCGCAGTTTCTTGCTGATCTCATGATGATCTTGTCGATGATGCACCAGTCGCTCATCCAGGGATTGGAGCCCTTGCAACACCGATTCTCGTTTTTTCTCTGCGGCCTCGGCGCGTTTCCGTTTTTCCTCAATCTTGCCCTTCAGCTTCTCAAGCGTCTTTCTCTCACGCTCGATTTTCTCAGAGATCGGATCATTCGCCGCACCCGCCACAGAGACCACCCCTCCTCCCACCGCAAGACACCAGAGGAGGATGGCACAGGAGACTCTCATGCCCGCCCGTCTCCAACACGTAGCAGCGACACCACGCTCCCGGCAAAGCCAAGCCCCATTCCCGCCAGCACGAGCGCCAGACACACCGAGAGGGGGAAAAAAGAGATCATGCCTTCGATCCCGCTAAAACGGCCCGTCAATTGAATCTGCTGCCGGAACAGTTCAACCGCGAACTTGAGAATCCCCAACGATAGCGCGCTACCACAGGCTCCAAGTACGGCTCCTTCGAGAAAATAGGG
Encoded here:
- the thiE gene encoding thiamine phosphate synthase; its protein translation is MPPVHFRLLLVTDRHLVRGRSLSTVLSQAIMAGVPAMQLRERDLPTGELLPLAQEIHALTVPRSVPLILNDRVDLVLALNLDGVHLRANSLPVSVARRLIGPNRLIGISTHSVEDVQRANHDGADYIIFGPIFDTPSKRSFGTPLGLDVLADVCRNSMVPIFAIGGITSERVRDVRRAGAHGVAVIGALLTSVDISSAIREFNTALQA
- a CDS encoding histidinol-phosphatase, translating into MKENNQQLATIFRSMADLLSAQRANPYRVRAYRRAADALLAIDEDVTALVERQGLEEIDGIGADLAKKIEEFLETGTIRAYEELKTPLPAEVKSWASLPGLSESLVAYLYFRLGIRTLDDLAQITRSHLLRTLPSFSGSEERLLQAVQERIHAREP
- a CDS encoding S41 family peptidase, with the protein product MEQQPRKKSWVVVPMIALALLGGLLIGKGWERTGHAGETYEELKTFSEVLNQVQKHYVDETKPKDLIQGAIRGMLSTLDPHSAYMTPEMYKEMQVETRGEFGGVGIQIGVKDNRLAVIAPIEGTPAHRAGIKAGDFITKVNDDTTKDLTLMDAVQKMRGPKGSKVNLTIQRDGTPDPLVFTLVRDTIKIESVKSKVIDNLGYVRLTQFQEATGRDLAKAIKQFKEQKVQGTILDLRNNPGGLLTAAVDVSEQFLPSGKLVVYTKSREGKKDEWFAKAKDQLEDLPVIVLVNEGSASASEIVAGALQDYGRGLVVGTTSFGKGSVQTILSLGDGSGLRLTTAKYYTPKGRSIQSTGITPDIVVKLSAPVVAKVSEGKPAEKEAEPKVVKPPTGKETSPQNGKSLDEGGPKNGTPSPALPEVGGEPSLEQDAQLQKAVELLKSWKIFKDLKTS